The proteins below are encoded in one region of Oryzias melastigma strain HK-1 linkage group LG7, ASM292280v2, whole genome shotgun sequence:
- the neurod4 gene encoding neurogenic differentiation factor 4: MMPKPFGKSGDMNDLVSSLGWLDEDGSSQDGDESPEMRGRHGLNVGGRVLSCTELGSEDMDEEDDEEEVGPNGESAPKRRGPKKKKMTKARQERFRARRVKANARERSRMHGLNDALDNLRRVMPCYSKTQKLSKIETLRLARNYIWALSEVLESGQSPESLGFVEMLCKGLSQPTSNLVAGCLQLGPTPVILNKLEDKSGGPGMGGVVAGHPLSYPSPGLPSPPYGSLEASHLLHMKGYKGPVYDNPSPNECSTGTPPYDGPLTPPLSISSNFALKQEPSPHESERNFPSHPGQHAHFLPSHHYNSSTAGSLPGGPQAHPIFQTSRYELPLDVTFDSFPPSHLVPSQMGTI, encoded by the coding sequence ATGATGCCCAAACCCTTTGGGAAAAGCGGGGATATGAACGATCTGGTCAGCTCCCTTGGATGGCTGGATGAGGATGGCAGCTCGCAAGATGGAGATGAAAGTCCAGAGATGAGAGGGCGCCACGGCCTGAACGTAGGGGGCCGTGTCCTCTCCTGCACAGAGCTGGGCAGTGAGGACATggatgaagaggatgatgaggaggaggtcGGACCAAATGGAGAAAGTGCTCCCAAAAGGAGAGGTCcgaagaaaaagaagatgacCAAAGCTAGACAGGAGCGCTTTCGGGCCCGCAGGGTCAAGGCCAACGCCAGAGAGCGTTCTCGAATGCACGGACTGAACGATGCTCTGGATAACCTGCGCCGAGTCATGCCCTGCTACTCCAAAACTCAAAAACTGTCCAAGATTGAGACTCTACGACTGGCCCGCAACTACATCTGGGCTCTGTCTGAGGTGCTCGAGAGTGGTCAGTCCCCAGAAAGCCTGGGGTTTGTCGAGATGCTTTGTAAAGGTCTTTCTCAGCCCACCAGTAACCTCGTGGCTGGCTGCCTGCAGCTGGGGCCCACTCCAGTGATCCTTAACAAGCTGGAGGACAAGAGTGGAGGCCCCGGAATGGGTGGTGTGGTTGCTGGACATCCACTCAGCTACCCTTCCCCAGGCCTTCCCAGTCCGCCTTACGGCTCCCTGGAGGCGTCCCATCTCCTCCACATGAAGGGATACAAAGGCCCCGTCTATGACAACCCCTCACCAAACGAGTGCAGCACCGGCACCCCTCCCTACGACGGGCCCCTCACTCCCCCCCTCAGCATCAGCAGTAACTTTGCCCTGAAGCAGGAGCCTTCTCCCCATGAATCAGAAAGGAACTTCCCATCTCACCCTGGCCAGCACGCTCACTTCCTCCCGTCTCACCATTACAACAGCTCCACCGCCGGCAGCCTGCCGGGAGGGCCTCAAGCCCACCCCATCTTCCAGACATCGCGGTATGAGCTGCCTCTGGACGTGACCTTTGACTCCTTTCCTCCCTCTCACCTGGTCCCCTCTCAGATGGGCACCATCTGA